One stretch of Comamonas testosteroni DNA includes these proteins:
- the trbE gene encoding conjugal transfer protein TrbE, whose protein sequence is MLNLAEYRQRPALLADWLPWAGLVAPGVVLNKDGSFQRTARFRGPDLDSATQGELIATSARLNNALRRLGSGWALFIEAERRSAADYPHSDFPEPLSWLVDEERRAAFEDSGNHFESGYHLTLAYLPSEESRARAAGLLYENRPTEGVDWRERLHAFVAETDRIFDLLDGVMPEIAWLDDSQTLTYLHSTVSTRRYRVGVPEVPFHIDALLTDSALVGGLAPMLGDQHLRVVSVRGFPTSTWPGILDDLNRLGFAYRWSTRFLCLDKAEAEKELARLRRQWFAKRKNVIALLRETIFQQESPLVDTDANNKAADADAALQELGSDQVAFGYLTATVTVMDADAAVADEKLRMVERVIQGRGFVTIPETLNAVDAWLSSIPGNAYANVRQPIVSTLNLAHMMPVSAVWAGQERNAHLDGPPLIVTRTDGATPFRLVTHIGDVGNTLVVGPIGMGKSVLLATMAMQFRRYRGSRIFAFDMGRSIRAAILGMGGEHYDLGADDEIAFQPLARIDREGYRTWASEWVEGRLLHEGAAVGPDEKAAIWSALGSLASAPVEQRTLTGLTALLQSNTLRQALAPYVLGGAHGRLLDADHDRLGTSDVQAFEMEELMHSKAAVLAVLRYLFARFEERLDGAPTLLILDEAWLFLDDPVFAARIRQWLKTLRKKNVSVIFATQSLADVKDSAIAPAIIESCASRIFLPNPQATEPQIRAIYEGFGLNSRQIEIVATAQPKRDYYYQSRLGNRVFDLDLGPATLAFAGASTPQDQRAIDEVLGRVPQDAGVPGFAGAWLRHRGLDWAADLLPSFPGYAPGSLRTADHPQENQL, encoded by the coding sequence ATGCTGAACCTCGCCGAATACCGCCAGCGACCGGCCTTGCTCGCCGACTGGCTGCCCTGGGCCGGACTGGTGGCACCGGGCGTCGTCTTGAACAAGGACGGCAGCTTCCAGCGCACGGCGCGCTTTCGTGGCCCCGACCTCGACAGCGCGACGCAAGGCGAGCTGATCGCCACATCGGCGCGCTTGAACAACGCGCTGCGCCGCCTGGGTTCGGGCTGGGCGCTGTTCATCGAAGCCGAGCGCCGGTCTGCCGCCGACTACCCGCACTCCGATTTCCCCGAACCGCTGTCCTGGCTGGTCGATGAAGAACGCCGCGCCGCCTTCGAGGATTCGGGCAACCACTTCGAGAGCGGCTATCACCTGACGCTGGCCTACCTGCCGTCCGAGGAATCCCGTGCTCGGGCCGCGGGCCTGCTGTACGAAAACCGGCCCACCGAAGGCGTGGATTGGCGCGAGCGGCTGCACGCCTTCGTCGCTGAAACGGATCGCATCTTCGACCTGCTCGATGGCGTGATGCCGGAGATCGCCTGGCTTGATGACAGCCAGACGTTGACCTACCTGCATTCGACCGTCTCGACGCGCCGCTACCGCGTCGGCGTTCCCGAAGTGCCGTTCCACATCGACGCGCTGCTGACCGATTCCGCGCTGGTCGGTGGCCTGGCGCCGATGCTGGGCGACCAGCACCTGCGCGTGGTGTCGGTGCGCGGTTTCCCGACCTCGACCTGGCCGGGGATTCTGGACGACCTCAACCGCCTGGGCTTCGCGTATCGCTGGAGTACGCGCTTTCTGTGCCTCGACAAAGCCGAGGCGGAAAAAGAACTCGCCCGACTGCGCCGCCAGTGGTTTGCGAAAAGGAAGAACGTCATCGCGTTGCTGCGCGAGACGATCTTCCAGCAGGAAAGCCCGCTGGTCGATACCGACGCCAACAACAAGGCCGCCGACGCCGATGCTGCCTTGCAGGAGCTGGGCAGCGATCAGGTCGCCTTCGGCTACCTGACGGCGACCGTCACCGTCATGGACGCGGACGCCGCCGTTGCCGACGAGAAGCTGCGCATGGTGGAGCGCGTCATCCAGGGGCGCGGCTTCGTCACCATCCCCGAAACGCTCAACGCCGTGGATGCGTGGCTGTCGTCCATTCCGGGCAACGCATACGCCAATGTCCGCCAGCCCATCGTCTCGACGCTGAACCTGGCGCACATGATGCCGGTGTCGGCGGTATGGGCCGGCCAGGAACGCAATGCGCATCTCGATGGGCCGCCGCTGATCGTCACGCGCACAGACGGCGCCACGCCGTTCCGGCTGGTGACGCACATCGGCGACGTGGGCAACACGCTGGTGGTTGGCCCCATCGGCATGGGCAAGTCGGTGCTGCTGGCGACGATGGCGATGCAGTTCCGCCGCTATCGCGGCTCGCGCATCTTCGCCTTCGACATGGGGCGCTCGATCCGCGCGGCCATCCTGGGCATGGGCGGCGAGCACTACGACCTGGGCGCGGACGACGAGATCGCCTTCCAGCCGCTGGCGCGCATCGACCGAGAGGGCTACCGCACCTGGGCCAGCGAATGGGTGGAAGGCCGCCTGCTGCACGAAGGCGCGGCCGTCGGCCCGGACGAGAAGGCGGCCATCTGGTCTGCGCTGGGGAGCCTGGCCAGCGCGCCGGTGGAGCAGCGCACGCTCACGGGCCTGACGGCCTTGCTGCAATCGAACACCTTGCGCCAGGCACTCGCGCCCTACGTCCTGGGCGGCGCGCACGGCAGGCTGCTGGATGCCGACCACGACCGCCTCGGCACATCCGACGTGCAGGCGTTCGAGATGGAGGAGCTGATGCACAGCAAGGCTGCTGTGCTCGCGGTGCTGCGCTACCTGTTCGCGCGCTTCGAGGAGCGGCTGGATGGTGCGCCCACGCTGCTGATCCTCGATGAAGCCTGGCTGTTCCTCGATGACCCGGTGTTTGCGGCGCGCATCCGCCAGTGGCTCAAGACGCTGCGCAAGAAGAACGTCAGTGTCATCTTCGCCACGCAGTCGCTCGCGGACGTGAAGGATTCGGCCATCGCGCCGGCCATCATCGAAAGCTGCGCGAGCCGGATTTTCTTGCCGAACCCGCAAGCGACCGAACCGCAGATTCGCGCGATCTACGAGGGCTTCGGCCTCAACAGCCGGCAGATCGAGATCGTCGCCACCGCGCAGCCCAAGCGCGACTACTACTACCAATCCCGCCTCGGCAACCGCGTGTTCGACCTCGACCTGGGGCCGGCGACGCTGGCCTTCGCGGGTGCTTCCACGCCGCAAGACCAGCGCGCCATTGATGAGGTTCTTGGCCGCGTGCCGCAGGACGCCGGCGTGCCCGGCTTCGCGGGCGCCTGGCTGCGCCATCGCGGCCTCGATTGGGCGGCCGACCTGCTGCCCTCGTTCCCCGGCTACGCGCCGGGTTCCCTCCGTACCGCTGACCACCCCCAGGAGAACCAACTATGA
- a CDS encoding VirB3 family type IV secretion system protein, which produces MSAPDTFAAGFEVPLHRSLTEPILLGGAPRTVAIANGTLAAAVGLGLQLWIPGVVLWIVGHSLAMRGARVDPQFMAVFARHIKHRPLLDV; this is translated from the coding sequence ATGAGTGCCCCGGACACCTTCGCGGCCGGGTTCGAGGTGCCGCTGCATCGCTCGCTCACCGAGCCGATCCTGCTGGGCGGCGCACCGCGCACCGTGGCGATCGCCAACGGCACCTTGGCCGCCGCTGTCGGGCTGGGCCTGCAACTGTGGATTCCCGGTGTCGTGCTCTGGATCGTCGGCCATTCGCTGGCGATGCGGGGCGCGCGCGTCGATCCGCAGTTCATGGCCGTGTTCGCGCGGCACATCAAGCACCGCCCGCTGCTGGACGTGTAG
- a CDS encoding TrbC/VirB2 family protein: MTHVDAFRISVNPLSRRSSPARLDGLARPAMQGLMLAAFMLLLAGTAQAAGSSMPWEGPLQSILESIQGPVARIVAVIIIIATGLALAFGDTSGGFRKLIQIVFGLSIAFAASSFFLSFFSFSGGAVV, from the coding sequence ATGACGCACGTTGATGCTTTCCGTATTTCTGTAAATCCGCTTTCCCGCCGCTCCAGTCCCGCGCGGCTGGATGGCCTGGCCCGCCCGGCCATGCAAGGCTTGATGCTCGCTGCCTTCATGCTGCTGCTTGCGGGCACTGCACAGGCCGCCGGTTCCTCGATGCCGTGGGAAGGCCCGCTGCAATCCATCCTTGAATCCATCCAGGGGCCGGTGGCGCGCATCGTCGCGGTCATCATCATCATCGCCACGGGCCTCGCGCTCGCGTTCGGCGACACGTCGGGCGGCTTTCGCAAGCTGATCCAGATCGTGTTCGGCTTGAGCATCGCCTTCGCCGCGTCCTCGTTCTTCCTGTCGTTCTTCAGCTTCTCGGGCGGGGCCGTCGTATGA
- the trbB gene encoding P-type conjugative transfer ATPase TrbB → MSVAPSSFATSLDRRIQMLRTAMGPLIAAALEDPDVVEVMLNPDRTLWVDRLSSGRAPMGVELSEADGERIIRLVAAHVGAEVHRGQPLLSAELPETGERFEGILPPAAPGPAFALRKRAIGVIPLERYVIDGMMTSAQAGFLVRAVRERQNVLIAGATSSGKTTLANALLAEIAATGDRVLVLEDTVELQCAARDHVPLRTRAGVVSMTELVRSSMRLRPDRVVVGEVRGAEALDLIKVWGTGHPGGIATIHAGSALGALLRLEQLILEVAVNPPRALIAEAVNVVIHIAGRGRKRRIESIARVVGFDGVGYRLADAMDAPFPELPPLPDAAPAAATSPSLDLSGELP, encoded by the coding sequence ATGAGCGTCGCACCTTCGTCCTTCGCCACCTCGCTCGACCGCCGCATTCAGATGCTGCGCACGGCGATGGGGCCGCTGATCGCTGCCGCGCTCGAAGACCCGGACGTGGTGGAAGTCATGCTCAATCCTGATCGCACCCTTTGGGTGGATCGGCTTTCATCGGGCCGCGCACCGATGGGCGTGGAGCTGTCCGAGGCGGACGGCGAGCGAATCATCCGCCTTGTCGCCGCCCACGTTGGCGCAGAAGTCCATCGCGGCCAGCCGCTACTGTCCGCCGAACTGCCCGAAACCGGCGAACGCTTCGAGGGTATCTTGCCGCCCGCCGCGCCAGGGCCGGCCTTCGCGCTGCGGAAGCGCGCCATCGGTGTGATTCCGCTGGAGCGGTACGTCATCGACGGGATGATGACCAGCGCGCAGGCGGGCTTTCTCGTTCGTGCCGTGCGCGAGCGGCAGAACGTCCTGATCGCCGGCGCCACCAGCAGCGGCAAGACCACGCTCGCCAATGCGCTGCTGGCCGAGATCGCCGCCACGGGCGACCGCGTGCTGGTGCTCGAAGACACGGTGGAACTGCAATGCGCGGCCCGCGACCACGTTCCGCTGCGCACCCGCGCAGGCGTGGTGTCGATGACCGAGCTTGTGCGCTCGTCCATGCGCCTGCGGCCTGACCGCGTGGTCGTGGGCGAGGTGCGCGGCGCCGAGGCGCTGGATCTCATCAAGGTGTGGGGCACGGGCCATCCGGGTGGCATTGCCACGATCCACGCCGGCTCCGCCCTCGGCGCGCTGCTGCGCCTGGAGCAACTGATTCTCGAAGTGGCGGTGAACCCGCCCCGCGCGCTGATCGCCGAGGCGGTCAACGTGGTGATCCACATCGCCGGGCGCGGACGCAAGCGCCGCATCGAGAGCATCGCCCGCGTCGTCGGCTTCGACGGCGTGGGTTACCGACTGGCGGATGCGATGGACGCGCCGTTTCCCGAGCTGCCGCCACTTCCCGATGCCGCACCCGCTGCGGCGACTTCCCCATCCCTCGACCTTTCTGGAGAACTGCCATGA
- a CDS encoding ribbon-helix-helix protein, CopG family: protein MSHYRLNLFIQPEHAKRLDELAAKKGVSKSSIVAAALASWLSPDAADQREAAIAKRLDRLSRQAERMERDQNIAIETLALFIRYYLTVSTPVPEAHQDAARAQGKARFEQFVEQLGRHLLRGRSLVRDVVEELHPDPARMDDAAAVAEAQERAS from the coding sequence ATGAGCCACTACCGCCTCAACCTGTTCATCCAGCCGGAGCATGCCAAGCGTCTGGACGAGCTGGCCGCCAAGAAAGGCGTATCGAAATCCAGCATCGTCGCGGCGGCGCTCGCATCGTGGCTGTCGCCCGATGCTGCCGACCAGCGCGAGGCAGCGATTGCCAAGCGGCTTGATCGCCTCTCGCGCCAGGCCGAGCGCATGGAGCGCGACCAGAACATCGCCATCGAAACGCTGGCGCTGTTCATCCGCTATTACCTCACGGTCAGCACGCCAGTTCCCGAGGCGCACCAAGACGCGGCACGCGCACAGGGCAAAGCGCGCTTCGAGCAGTTCGTTGAACAGTTGGGTCGCCACCTGCTGCGCGGTCGAAGCCTGGTGCGCGATGTGGTGGAGGAACTGCACCCCGACCCGGCGCGGATGGATGACGCGGCGGCAGTTGCCGAAGCGCAAGAGCGCGCCTCATGA
- a CDS encoding conjugal transfer protein TraG: MQGTNVLFGQIAVVFGIVIAGVWAATQWTAAALGYQLRLGSPWFDFFGTPVYHPWRLFEWWFFFDAYAPSVFDIGGAIAGGSGLVAVLVAIGMSIWRSRQSRLVTTYGSARWANADDIREAGLTQPDGVFLGQHERQYLRHEGPEHVLTFAPTRSGKGVGLVVPTLLSWPASAVTHDIKGENWQITAGWRSRFSHCLLFNPTDAKSAAYNPLLEVRRGAHEVRDVQNIADILVDPEGALERRNHWEKTSHALLVGAILHVLYAGEDKTLRGVANFLSDPACPFELTLHRMMTTPHLGYGPHPVVASAAREVLNKSDNERSGVLSTAMSFLGLYRDPTVAEVTSRCDWRIADLIAAEHPVSLYLVVPPSDISRTKPLIRLILNQIGRRLTESLDGSDGIERRHKLLLMLDEFPALGRLDFFETALAFMAGYGIRSFLIAQSLNQIDKAYGQNHSILDNCHVRVTFATNDERTAKRISETLGTATELRAQRNYAGHRLAPWLGHLMVSRQETARPLLTPGEVMQLPPDEAVVMVSSVAPIKAKKLRYYADTNFKRRVLPPPVLAAGRYADVPPSRADDWSGLAIPAVPAAPATAPTDGLEHLGSADDGGPRRQPELSEAVAYDPELAASAADLGLLDDDDDLPLPLPRQLDPAMQRTARLASLDPNDGIEL, encoded by the coding sequence ATGCAAGGGACGAACGTGCTGTTCGGTCAGATCGCCGTGGTATTCGGCATCGTGATCGCCGGCGTGTGGGCAGCCACACAATGGACAGCCGCCGCCCTGGGCTATCAGCTACGCCTTGGCTCGCCCTGGTTCGACTTCTTCGGTACGCCGGTCTATCACCCGTGGCGGCTGTTCGAGTGGTGGTTCTTCTTCGATGCCTACGCGCCCAGCGTCTTTGACATCGGCGGCGCCATTGCGGGTGGCAGCGGCCTGGTGGCCGTGCTGGTGGCCATCGGCATGTCGATCTGGCGCTCGCGGCAATCGCGCCTGGTCACGACCTACGGCTCGGCGCGCTGGGCGAACGCGGATGACATTCGCGAGGCCGGTCTCACGCAGCCGGACGGCGTGTTCCTCGGCCAGCACGAACGCCAGTACCTGCGCCACGAAGGTCCGGAACACGTCCTGACCTTCGCACCAACCCGCTCGGGCAAAGGCGTGGGCCTGGTGGTGCCCACCTTGTTGAGCTGGCCCGCGTCCGCCGTCACCCATGACATCAAAGGCGAGAACTGGCAGATCACCGCAGGCTGGCGCTCGCGCTTCTCGCATTGCCTGCTGTTCAACCCGACCGATGCGAAGTCAGCGGCCTACAACCCGCTGCTGGAGGTGCGTCGCGGCGCCCATGAGGTGCGCGACGTGCAGAACATCGCGGACATCCTGGTCGATCCCGAAGGCGCGCTGGAGCGGCGCAACCATTGGGAGAAGACCAGCCATGCTCTGCTGGTCGGCGCCATCCTGCACGTGCTCTATGCGGGCGAGGACAAGACGCTGCGCGGCGTCGCCAACTTCCTCTCCGATCCGGCTTGCCCATTCGAGCTGACGCTGCACCGGATGATGACCACGCCGCATCTCGGCTATGGCCCGCATCCGGTCGTCGCATCGGCGGCGCGCGAAGTGCTCAACAAGTCGGACAACGAGCGTTCCGGCGTGTTGAGCACGGCCATGTCGTTCCTCGGCCTGTACCGCGACCCTACGGTGGCCGAAGTCACGTCGCGTTGCGATTGGCGCATTGCCGACCTGATCGCGGCCGAGCATCCGGTATCGCTGTACCTTGTGGTGCCGCCTTCAGATATTTCGCGGACGAAGCCGCTGATCCGCCTGATCCTCAATCAGATCGGGCGACGGCTGACGGAATCGCTCGATGGCTCCGACGGCATCGAGCGCCGCCACAAGCTGCTGCTGATGCTTGACGAGTTCCCGGCGCTCGGGCGGCTCGACTTCTTCGAGACGGCACTGGCCTTCATGGCGGGCTATGGCATTCGCAGCTTTCTCATCGCGCAGTCGCTCAATCAGATCGACAAGGCGTATGGGCAGAACCATTCGATTCTGGACAACTGCCATGTCCGCGTGACGTTCGCCACCAACGACGAACGCACGGCCAAGCGGATCTCCGAAACGCTGGGCACTGCAACCGAGCTGCGCGCACAGCGCAACTACGCAGGCCACCGGCTCGCGCCGTGGCTGGGCCACCTGATGGTGTCGCGCCAGGAGACCGCGCGCCCACTGCTGACGCCGGGCGAAGTGATGCAGTTACCGCCGGATGAAGCCGTGGTGATGGTGTCCAGCGTGGCGCCGATCAAGGCCAAAAAGCTGCGCTATTACGCGGACACCAATTTCAAGCGGCGCGTGCTGCCGCCGCCCGTGCTTGCGGCCGGACGCTATGCCGACGTTCCGCCCTCGCGAGCCGACGACTGGAGCGGGCTGGCGATTCCCGCCGTGCCTGCCGCACCGGCCACTGCACCTACTGATGGCCTGGAGCACTTGGGTTCGGCCGACGACGGCGGACCGCGCCGTCAGCCCGAACTTTCCGAAGCCGTCGCCTACGACCCCGAGCTGGCCGCGTCCGCAGCCGACCTCGGGTTGCTCGATGACGATGACGACCTGCCGCTTCCCCTTCCTCGCCAGCTTGACCCGGCCATGCAGCGCACGGCCCGGCTGGCTTCCCTCGACCCCAACGACGGAATCGAGCTATGA
- a CDS encoding EexN family lipoprotein — translation MNRVMLLMLTVALTACGSSQPSETVDFLAAHPERIKEIQRQCKEDRTKVGDELCRRAAEAANRRFFGDRPEQKSK, via the coding sequence ATGAACAGAGTGATGCTACTGATGCTGACCGTCGCACTGACCGCATGTGGCTCGTCTCAACCTTCGGAAACCGTGGATTTCCTCGCGGCGCATCCCGAGCGCATCAAGGAGATTCAACGGCAATGCAAGGAAGATCGCACAAAAGTCGGTGATGAACTTTGCCGCCGTGCTGCCGAAGCCGCCAATCGGCGTTTCTTCGGTGACCGACCTGAGCAGAAGTCCAAATAG
- a CDS encoding LysR family transcriptional regulator, with translation MELRHLRCFLIVAEELHFARAAERLHIDQSPLSRTIKELEEELGARLFIRTTRSTQLTRAGRQLLEHVPRIFTALDQARDGVKSATNGFLGQLRIALSDGVTPTRLSTLLARCREEDPEVEMRLFEVPLGLQIKGLHEDLYDVGFSMAEDGGDGILVTPAWEDELMVAVPARHPVLAFKQVPLKEVLRYPLALGDPAVCEGHARQIDRFLRKLDQEPLIAQRVATFDVMMTLVSAGLALGLAGEAHIASSREPGVVARRLAGKPYMLTTYLLRRDAEPSEMLARFIERVAFIDSADGIDAADDA, from the coding sequence ATGGAGCTTCGACATCTTCGCTGCTTTCTCATCGTTGCGGAGGAACTTCATTTCGCTCGCGCCGCTGAACGACTACATATCGACCAATCTCCACTTTCACGCACTATCAAAGAATTAGAAGAGGAACTTGGTGCTCGTTTATTCATTCGTACTACCCGAAGCACTCAACTAACCCGTGCCGGGCGACAGCTTTTGGAGCATGTCCCGCGCATTTTTACCGCATTGGATCAGGCCCGTGATGGCGTCAAGTCTGCCACCAACGGATTTTTAGGCCAGTTACGCATTGCCTTGTCTGATGGTGTAACACCCACACGATTGTCAACTTTGCTGGCGCGATGCCGTGAAGAGGACCCTGAAGTTGAGATGCGTCTGTTTGAGGTGCCGCTCGGGCTGCAGATCAAGGGTTTGCATGAAGATCTGTATGACGTAGGTTTTTCGATGGCAGAGGATGGAGGCGATGGTATCTTGGTCACACCTGCTTGGGAAGATGAACTGATGGTAGCGGTGCCAGCCCGCCATCCCGTGCTCGCCTTCAAACAGGTTCCGCTGAAAGAAGTGCTGCGCTATCCGTTGGCACTGGGCGACCCGGCGGTCTGCGAAGGCCACGCGCGGCAGATCGATCGTTTTCTGCGCAAGCTCGATCAGGAGCCGCTGATTGCGCAGCGCGTGGCAACCTTCGACGTGATGATGACGCTGGTTTCCGCTGGCCTGGCTTTGGGCCTAGCGGGCGAGGCGCATATCGCCTCCAGCCGCGAGCCGGGTGTCGTGGCCCGCCGCTTGGCAGGCAAGCCATACATGCTTACGACCTATCTGCTACGCCGCGATGCGGAGCCGTCCGAGATGCTGGCTCGGTTCATCGAGCGTGTGGCCTTCATTGATTCGGCAGACGGTATCGACGCTGCCGACGATGCCTGA
- a CDS encoding diacylglycerol kinase yields MKDKKHTIAADSMSAFENKQKSRRGILRIWHASHYSIQGLRAGWNEPAFRLESVFSFVLVPLAFWLGQGWVEVALLSGSILILMIVELLNTAVESAIDRIGPQWHELSKRAKDMGSAAVLLATLLTGGVWLSALWQRLIN; encoded by the coding sequence ATGAAAGATAAAAAACACACAATCGCAGCTGATTCCATGTCCGCATTCGAAAATAAACAAAAATCTCGCCGAGGAATATTGAGAATTTGGCATGCGTCCCATTACTCAATTCAGGGATTGCGCGCTGGATGGAATGAGCCGGCCTTTAGACTTGAGTCAGTATTTTCCTTTGTGTTGGTCCCATTGGCCTTCTGGTTGGGGCAGGGATGGGTCGAAGTCGCTCTTCTCTCAGGAAGTATCCTTATTTTGATGATTGTGGAGCTACTCAATACTGCTGTGGAATCGGCGATTGATCGTATTGGCCCTCAATGGCATGAGCTATCAAAGCGTGCAAAGGACATGGGAAGCGCTGCCGTGCTGTTAGCCACTTTGCTGACCGGGGGGGTTTGGCTGTCAGCACTCTGGCAAAGGCTGATTAATTAG